A single genomic interval of Lathyrus oleraceus cultivar Zhongwan6 chromosome 7, CAAS_Psat_ZW6_1.0, whole genome shotgun sequence harbors:
- the LOC127101461 gene encoding uncharacterized protein LOC127101461: MLEKMIHQFHDLCFAKELEGIWEAICEMLLHPHSWLRNKSGRLIALYFARVTDGNRENHQSSLSSYFMMSPSRLYLIATSLCCQLKMPLIDDADSNLMTQNIVFAICALMRQTGSIDPSAFWSTLEKNEKNRFLKTFDMINARKERIMFMSSSQTSSVREDISQVNVKNTQHILVSLLLKKMDKIALQTDAIQLEIVFNSFGELMAQMEMSMDYAHVVLIPLYKVCEGFAGKVVADNLKKLAEDTCGKIENIIGTQNFVQVYNLIRKNLSLKRNKRKQEEKVMAVINPMRNAKRKLKISAKHRANKKRKVMTLKMRK; encoded by the exons ATGCTAGAGAAGATGATTCATCAATTCCATGACTTATGCTTTGCAAAGGAACTAGAG GGTATATGGGAAGCAATATGTGAGATGTTGTTGCACCCACACTCGTGGTTACGCAACAAATCAGGTCGTCTCATAGCTCTATACTTTGCACGTGTAACAGATGGCAACAGAGAAAATCATCAAAGCTCCTTAAGTAGTTATTTTATGATGAGTCCTAGTAGATTATATTTAATAGCCACTTCTCTTTGCTGCCAATTGAAAATGCCACTCATAGATGATGCTGACAGCAACCTGATGACGCAGAATATTGTCTTTGCTATTTGTGCTTTAATGAGGCAAACTGGCAGCATAGATCCATCTGCATTCTGGTCTACTCTTGAGAAAAATGAGAAGAATCGGTTTCTCAAAACTTTTGACATGATTAATGCAAGAAAAGAAAGAATCATGTTCATGTCTTCATCACAAACCTCCTCCGTACGTGAAGACATTAGTCAAGTTAATGTTAAGAACACTCAACATATACTTGTATCGTTATTGCTCAAGAAAATGGACAAAATTGCTCTTCAAACAGATGCTATTCAG CTGGAAATAGTCTTCAACAGTTTTGGGGAACTTATGGCACAGATGGAGATGAGTATGGACTATGCACATGTGGTCCTTATACCTTTATATAAAGTTTGTGAAGGATTTGCTGGAAAAGTAGTAGCTG ATAATCTGAAAAAGCTGGCAGAAGACACCTGTGGGAAAATAGAGAATATTATAGGTACTCAAAACTTTGTGCAAGTTTATAACCTTATCAGGAAGAATCTGAGTTTGAAAAGAAATAAGAGGAAGCAAGAAGAAAAGGTGATGGCTGTTATCAATCCGATGCGAAATGCCAAAAGGAAATTGAAGATTTCTGCCAAGCATCGTGCCAACAAAAAGAGAAAGGTTATGACTTTGAAGATGAGGAAATGA